From Caretta caretta isolate rCarCar2 chromosome 9, rCarCar1.hap1, whole genome shotgun sequence, one genomic window encodes:
- the VSIG1 gene encoding V-set and immunoglobulin domain-containing protein 1 isoform X3 has product MTNEETRYFQKLGGGRGTKGLGLSVCCSCQRQNRNGVLELLHSLCRKIQNMDEKSVNHCQKTVYVTDARGRCSWKHQIYYFQNGQAYEYGEFKNRINGTTNQGNASITISNMQPSDTGFYTCEVFNPQDSNGRNQKSVAVSVLVKPSQPHCSLRGTPETGHLVSLSCYSEEGMPAPTYQWYRVSGETLKPMTEQLNTKTGLFIIGNLTTFETGYYRCTASNSLGNSSCEVDLSAAHQCLRNNRQMSNMLIYPPKKMSLLPQLHQAEKLMQPMNTLLLRKLLPLECLKMMRCKEWRHKQEPKNSTAISLSAMDPIFKNVGIELTQEGVWYTSAFVVLITRQEFEGHAFNHPRSTHILASFFNFVIALINYLAMTVYQI; this is encoded by the exons atgaccaatgaggagacaagatactttcaaaagctgggaggagggagagggacaaagggtctgggtctgtctgtgtgctgctcttgccagagacagaacaggaatggagtcttagaactttta CATTCCCTATGCCGCAAAATTCAGAATATGGATGAAAAGTCAGTCAATCATTGTCAAAAGACGGTGTATGTGACAGATGCACGGGGGAGATGTAGCTGGAAACACCAG ATCTATTATTTTCAGAATGGACAGGCTTATGAATATGGAGAGTTCAAGAACAGAATAAATGGGACAACAAACCAAGGAAATGCATCAATAACAATCTCCAACATGCAGCCCTCGGACACCGGGTTCTATACCTGCGAAGTTTTCAACCCACAAGATTCAAATGGACGGAACCAGAAATCAGTGGCTGTCAGTGTACTGG TCAAACCTTCGCAGCCTCACTGTAGCTTACGGGGAACCCCTGAGACaggccaccttgtctctctctcctgctattCTGAAGAAGGGATGCCTGCGCCTACATACCAGTGGTATAGAGTATCAGGGGAGACCCTCAAACCCATGACAGAACAACTCA ATACAAAAACTGGGCTTTTCATTATTGGTAATCTCACCACCTTTGAAACTGGATACTACCGGTGCACAGCTAGTAACAGCCTTGGAAACAGCAGCTGTGAAGTTGACTTGTCTGCAGCAC ACCAATGTCTCAGAAACAACAGGCAAATGTCGAATATGTTAATATACCCACCCAAGAAAATGAGTCTGTTGCCACAGCTACACCAAGCAGAGAAGCTAATGCAGCCAATGAATACTCTACTTCTAAGGAAGTTGCTGCCTCTGGAATGCCTGAAAATGATGAGATGCAAGGAGTGGAGACACAAGCAAGAGCCTAAAAATTCTACTGCAATTTCCTTATCTGCTATGGACCCCATCTTCAAAAATGTTGGTATTGAATTAACGCAAGAAGGAGTGTGGTACACATCTGCATTTGTGGTATTAATCACAAGGCAGGAGTTTGAAGGGCATGCCTTCAACCATCCCAGAAGTACGCATATCCTGGCCTCATTTTTCAATTTTGTTATTGCACTTATTAACTATCTAGCTATGACTGTGTACCAAATATGA
- the VSIG1 gene encoding V-set and immunoglobulin domain-containing protein 1 isoform X6 codes for MMGPDNFLSMLLLLPWPSQEHSLCRKIQNMDEKSVNHCQKTVYVTDARGRCSWKHQIYYFQNGQAYEYGEFKNRINGTTNQGNASITISNMQPSDTGFYTCEVFNPQDSNGRNQKSVAVSVLVKPSQPHCSLRGTPETGHLVSLSCYSEEGMPAPTYQWYRVSGETLKPMTEQLNTKTGLFIIGNLTTFETGYYRCTASNSLGNSSCEVDLSAAHQCLRNNRQMSNMLIYPPKKMSLLPQLHQAEKLMQPMNTLLLRKLLPLECLKMMRCKEWRHKQEPKNSTAISLSAMDPIFKNVGIELTQEGVWYTSAFVVLITRQEFEGHAFNHPRSTHILASFFNFVIALINYLAMTVYQI; via the exons CATTCCCTATGCCGCAAAATTCAGAATATGGATGAAAAGTCAGTCAATCATTGTCAAAAGACGGTGTATGTGACAGATGCACGGGGGAGATGTAGCTGGAAACACCAG ATCTATTATTTTCAGAATGGACAGGCTTATGAATATGGAGAGTTCAAGAACAGAATAAATGGGACAACAAACCAAGGAAATGCATCAATAACAATCTCCAACATGCAGCCCTCGGACACCGGGTTCTATACCTGCGAAGTTTTCAACCCACAAGATTCAAATGGACGGAACCAGAAATCAGTGGCTGTCAGTGTACTGG TCAAACCTTCGCAGCCTCACTGTAGCTTACGGGGAACCCCTGAGACaggccaccttgtctctctctcctgctattCTGAAGAAGGGATGCCTGCGCCTACATACCAGTGGTATAGAGTATCAGGGGAGACCCTCAAACCCATGACAGAACAACTCA ATACAAAAACTGGGCTTTTCATTATTGGTAATCTCACCACCTTTGAAACTGGATACTACCGGTGCACAGCTAGTAACAGCCTTGGAAACAGCAGCTGTGAAGTTGACTTGTCTGCAGCAC ACCAATGTCTCAGAAACAACAGGCAAATGTCGAATATGTTAATATACCCACCCAAGAAAATGAGTCTGTTGCCACAGCTACACCAAGCAGAGAAGCTAATGCAGCCAATGAATACTCTACTTCTAAGGAAGTTGCTGCCTCTGGAATGCCTGAAAATGATGAGATGCAAGGAGTGGAGACACAAGCAAGAGCCTAAAAATTCTACTGCAATTTCCTTATCTGCTATGGACCCCATCTTCAAAAATGTTGGTATTGAATTAACGCAAGAAGGAGTGTGGTACACATCTGCATTTGTGGTATTAATCACAAGGCAGGAGTTTGAAGGGCATGCCTTCAACCATCCCAGAAGTACGCATATCCTGGCCTCATTTTTCAATTTTGTTATTGCACTTATTAACTATCTAGCTATGACTGTGTACCAAATATGA